GTGCTGCAATGTTAGCATTGCAAATCTGAATGGTATATTAAACGGGAAATTGGCCAATTCATCCAGTTGGACTGACCGTTGCAATTTTGGTTCCAAACCTTCAAACCGCAGTTCAGATTGACTCTTTATAGAGAACAAAACCTGGAGTAATCCTTTATCATTTCCTCGAACaacaaaataacatatacaAACTAAATTAACTAAGGGTAAAAAGCGGCAATGGTAACACCATCCAGCTTAGATATGAATGATACAGCACGCAAACAGGACTTACTTGTTACACTTCCTAAATATATAAGTTTGTCACATGACAATAAATATGTGCACGCTCAAGAACTCAATTAATTTACAGCAATAGATATGATCAGTAATGTAGTAGATGCAAATGAGAGTAACGCCTGCAGCATAGTCTGAAATATAGCTGCTAAGTCTTCTCATTACCAAGGGCATGACAGCTAATTCGCAAATTCTTGATGCCAAATTATTCACTCAAAGGAATCTCAGTCCATGACTAAACTGCAGCTCCAGTAAAGAAATTTGCTGAGACCTTCTTATGCTTGCTTTTTTTATCTGAATCAGCTTATCATAGACACACCATGGGAAACTAATGTAGTGAGCCCGGTTCAGTCCCTTGTTGTAGCAACCCCAGTATTTCGGATGATAAGTGACATGGTACCATGCTGATGCTTTTGCACATGCATCACCAAAGTGATCACCATTCGTGTTGAACCAGGTCTTAGCTTCCTTCCTTAAGGATGTCATTGCCCTTCCAACAGCTTCTGCATCATTTCTCCGGTCAAAAGATCTTGACATTTTCATGATACCACCACTCAATATTTCTGCTTCAGTTTCTATGCCATAGTAGTCCATCAAATTACCCAATTTATAATCATACTCGCTCTTGTAATCAAAAGCTTCAGCAATATAATCCTCAAATCCATCTACTTCCATGTCACTATCATATGATTTTCTAGCCACTTGTTTTGTAAATGACTTAATAGAGCTTGTGAGTGGTGCCTTTCCTTTTACCTCTCGAAAAAGCTTTCCAATGACACGCTGAGAATCATACATTGGCTTGTCAGACTTTTCCATGAAATCAGGAAATTCTTTGACACGTAGATGAGATGGTATCTCAGCAGGAACACCAGTCTTTGGAAAGTCAACTGCAATTGAGTGGAGCTCCGCAAGCTCCAGACACGGTTCACTCCTGGCCTTTAGTGGTTCCCGATCAGCAAAGACAGTATGCGCATTTGCAATGATTCCTAAACTGTTATTCACGATATAGTCAGTGAAATACTCCTCAACTTCCTGCAACAGAGAAACAAAAGTTATTGTTTATTTAAAACATGCGTTGCAAAAGACTATTTGCTCCATTAACGCTAAATATGCATGAGAGTGCAATCAAGCATCTTATTTttctaagacagagggctatacCCCTGGTGAACACTCTTCATGGTTAAGAAGATTGagaagaaaacagaaaagagTTCCTACAATTGTATAGATAGTGGAAAAAGGAATCATAAAGGTTTTAGCATCCTTCAATGCGGATTAGCAACTTTTCCACTTGTCCAAATCCTTATTTGCTGGACGAAATATGCAGATtataaaagaacaaaaaaaaaaacaaataatatAGTTCCCTTGCTAAATCATCAAAGGTTCTTAATTTATCTGTCAGTTTTATGGGAGCTAAGAGGGGATATTAATAGGCTCCAACCATATACAGTGTCACTTACTTTTGGTCATCCATAAAGATAAAGAATCTCTGTAACCATCTCAATTGACCAAGCTAAGGAGACTGAATGGAAACAAATCTATTAGGACAAAATTACACAACCGCAGTAGGTCAAGGGTACTAGTAGCCTACTTTAAACAGCATGAATGCAGACAACCATTTATTCTGTAACTTACGCTGTCAAATGAATTAATTAGAAGGAAGATCAGAATACAGAATTGCAGATGTCTTGGAAATGAATAAAGCAGGATGATGAACGCTAGCATAACTGAAAGAACTACTACCATGCTCCATTATGAAAACGAAAGTGTCATAAATCATAAACTAGATGTCAACCTTGTTTGTACATCATAAAACACTAGGAATTTGCTAGAATGGCAAGACTACACCACTGCTCTGATAATTAGTCACTAGAAAGAGATTATAAGTAAGAGAAAGGAGAAGGCAGGTTCCTTTCCTGCTCACCAAGCTGTGGGTTCAATAATCCACCTCCCCTTCCCAATCGAAAtggctattaaaaaaaaaaatttctgctacAGCATTTTTGTATTAAAGAGTTGGTACCTCAATTGTAACTTTATGATCCAACTGCATTGTAGGTGCTGGAGTGTAATCCATGGGGCGGTCTTGCCGAGGTGGAATCAGGTCAGGGTCCCAACAAACAAAGTAAGTGTCTCCATCCAAATCGCTTCCAGAACATTCATTTGGATGAGGCCTATAATTGACATTAGAATCAGAAAGAAACATTCAGAAAGCACGATACCAGGCACATTAGATATATCCTATATAACATTCCAATTATTTCACCTTCAGAAGATTTAACAGAGAAGAAGTCCCTTTTGTCCAAAAATTGAGCTTTAGTAAGCACATTAGATATCATTGTGAACCCTTAAATTCAATCATTTGCTTTTATTAAAGATATACTAATCCATGTTATAGGAGTGgtttcaagaaaatatttgGTCAGCAAATAAGCCTTAATCATACCTGCCCTTCAGCTCCCAGATCACCTGCAGTTTTGAGTTTTCTAGGTGCAGATTAATAGTCTTCTAGTTTTTCTCCGTACAGCCTTAGTAAAAAAAAGTTTATTAAACTGTTGTATTCAACTTATTTTCAATAACATAAAGTCATGAACAGAAACTATTCTAGCAAACTCTTTCAAACCCTGAACCAACTGAACTATTTCTTCCTTGTCTTCTTAAGAGTTCATTTCCTAATCCATTCTGGACCCTGTTCTGTGCATTGGTACCCAATAGTTTCCCTAAACTGTTATATGGATAGCTCCTATATCCAAACCATACCATCTTGCATCCATTCTTTCCTTTCCTAAGAATCATCATGAAACAGCTATCTAAGACAAGCAATAAGGAAGACCCAAGAGATGCAGAAATATATCAGTCAAAAAGTAATTATAGTGATTCCATTATTTGTTTAATAGCAAAATTTGGAAATAGTTgtccaaaaaaaatttgtggAAAAATAACCTCAACAATGAAGCCAGATCTTTTTGGGCCTAGAAACTGAGATCGTAATGCTCACTTGTGAAGCAAGAAATCCCTTTTTTAACCATGATAGATTAGGACTGTGCTAAAATGTTGAGAGGAAAGTCCATCAGTCTAGGATGCATGATCTCAAAGTCCTAATAAACAGCTCAAGATCCAGTCCAAGCCTAAAACAAGAAAGTTATCTTTTCAGGCCCTAACCCAACTAGAAGTCATTCAACTTAACTTGCAACAAGGCAGGCTATGCAGAGGGAGTGTTAAATGTATACAAAAGCTGTACTAAATACTAAGGGAAAGATGAGAAGTGAAAATTATAAGAATCACTTCTAAAAAGCTGTGGGCATCTCACGTGAGGCTGGATTGCATGACCAATCTCAAGAAGGCTCCACAGATCTGCAGGAAATTTTGTAAACAAAAATCTATTGCTTTGACAGAAATGCTCTGTTTATGGGCTTTCAGACATTCCCCTATTCAAATCAAGACATTAGAATCTTGTAACACAACTAAGATAAGATTCAAAAACCAGTGTAAAACAACCAATGGTTTCTACTTGAACTCAAAACTAAGACACAAGAAATATTTGATTCAAGAAACCAAATTAAGTAATAATGGACCGGTAAAATCACTGCAGTACTTacaaaaaacagaagaaaaggggaaaaaaatgtgTTGCTAGTTTCCAAGTATTTGTTAGTATCTAAAATAAACTTTGTTTTGTAGGTAAACAGCCACATCTCAACAATGAAGACGCTAGTCAACCATCAAACAATCTATCGAGtttaaagaaaatatgagcATATTCTGAAGGCCATAATGTCAGCTATGAAAGATAATTGAGGGTCACGTGTGAGTTCAGAGATTTAACAAAATCATGTTGTATGTGCTCTCAAAAGTTTCTAAAGATGTAGTCAAGCAACCAAATCACACCCAAAAATAGCTCTCTGCTAATTGCTTTTCATGCGGGAAAATGTAAGTTGTTCTTTCATGCCAATAACTAGACATAATAAGAGAAgaaactttctttctttttttccccttttttgtTGGGGTTACAATCTTTGAAAATAATTAGAGCTAAATCTGTTTGTCTTAAATGGTATAAAAGAACAGCAGAAGAATATCAATCAACAGATATCACAAAAACAGAGGAAACTTAAATTTGATGTCTTTCAAGATCAGCAAATATATTGCTGGATCTTAACCTTTTTATGCATTTCCAATATTGTCACCTTCAAGCAGCTAATTTTAATTCCAGAAACTCGAATATTCTCTGTAAGAGTTGCAACATAAACCATACAAAAGATCTCAAAAAGGTATTTACCTCTTTCCTTTCTGGGGGAAGACAACACAGTCCATCATATGATGTAATGCTGGCAGATTAACAGCTTTTAGAATACGAACGTCACCAGGGTGCAAGCATGGATTTTTTGCAACCACCACCTTTTCCTCAAGAATGACATTTTGTTCAGAATACTGGTTAGAATCATCATAAAATTGCCCATGCCCAGCACTAGATAACTGAACAAACACCTGGCCATATTCCAAGGTTCTGGTTTCGTCCAGACATCCTATCATTGATCTTCCATTCGGTATGAATATCCTTGTTTTAGTCCGCAATTCCAGCAACTTTGATGTACGGAAAGTCTGCAGCATCATTGAAAGAAATGGTTCAGAATTAGGCTTATAGCCACATTTCAGCATCTCCTTGAGTACATTCATATTCTCTCCAGAAGCCATTAAATCTAAAGCCTCATGTGCCCTTAATGGATCAGTTAGAATAGTGTCCAACCGGGAAACCGCTTCACATTGCTTCTTTTCAAAGACAATATCCTTGACCCCCAGGGTAGACAGAAGAGTGATGATATGGCGATTGAGGAAACAAGGCTGATATTTACTCCATGCTAAAACATCCAACTTGGTGTTATTGGATTCATATTTCTTCATGCTCTGTCTCAGTGACAACTTCTTTGATGAAGTGGGATCAACAGCCACAACACCTTTAAAGCCGCCATACCGAATTTGAAAAGCAGATGGAGTAGAAGTTATGAAGCCACATTTCCTAGCAACTTGCCTTGCAAATTGAGCAGAGATTTTCCCAATGCCATCAGAAAAGACATACTTGGATGCACCGAAGTAACCACCTCTTACCTCTATGTCaggaatcatttcaatctcatGCGTACCAACATTTAGTGTTTCCGTGGAGGAGCTGAAAGATTGACCAAGCCTGGCAGCATATTTCGCCACATTTCTTATCCTACTAAAATCACCCATCCATGTTCTTATATCAGCAGCAGTAAGCCCAGGCCTTGAAGCAAACATCCACACTGAATTATCCCTTAATTGACTTGAAGAAAAGGCAAGAAATTCAAACTTCTTATCCCCAATAACTATGCCATTTTTTAATGTTGACAGTATTCTCTCGTAAATTTTGGTTCTTTGATTCACATTTGCAGCAATACGAGGCGACAAGTCTGTGGCAAACATTTTGTTCCCCTCTTCATCAATAAAAGAAACACGAAGGAAATTGCCAATGTCCTCTGAAAAGTGGCGCAATACACGATTAGATACATTGACCTCTGGACCACAGAAATACACTTTGCATGGTGTAACTTGTACCCTCCGGACATATACCAACCCACCTTCCAAAGTAAGAGTAGGTGATATCGGAAGTTGCAGAAGCTTGTCATACTTATCATACTGCTCCTTGAGCCACTGCACCGGCTCATAGCAGCAATCGTTCAATATGTACAGATTCTCTAGGGCATGTTCTATGTACCTGATATCTCTTCTTTGAGGATCAACCAATCTAAAGAAATTAGCATCTAGTGATGGCCCTGGAAGACATCCATTCTGTACTAAACAACAGACCTTGAACAAGATTCCATATGGCAAATATAGTCCTCGGGGAGGATGCAGAATAGGAGCTAAAACCAAATTGTATGAATAAGGGGAACCAGTTTCCAACGTAAATTGGCTGTCACTTTCTTTGTACCAAGGAAAATAGTCCCTGAGATTTGGCAGTTTAATACCACGAGGAAGCTTTAAACATATGCCAGATGATTGCCCAATACAGGATGAAGTGAAATCTGTCGTCCTGAGCCACCGGTCATCTGGAGTTTCCTGAAAGTAGCTAAAGGTagactcttcaagtttttgaaaaacCCGAGGAGCACCAAGTAACTAAGTCATGAAGAAAAGAATATGTGTGTCAATATTGAGCCCATTAACAATAATTACACATTAGGAAGGTAACAGAAACTCatttataaaataaaaccaTGAAAGGAGAAATGCATGCTTGTTGTTTACCatataaattttgtattttctttgGGTTTCAAGGTTCAAGTCATGGTTAATACCAGTGGCAATAAGGGATGATCCTaaaggtcttcaaaagaaagtactaaaaaacataaaatttagTTATCTTAACACAGTGAGTAGGAAAAGAAATATGGCTAAGCTGTTTACAGGCTTTAAATGAATTATGTTCCAGATGGTCCCCGCAAGTGATCAACTGCatgttttgtgtgtgtgtgtgtgagagggagggagggatggagagagagagagagagagaggataaGTTACAGTATtgaaatacaataaaagcacAACCATGTTTTTGTCTTGTACAACTTATGCACGTATGCACATATTATAATGCAGCTAACTCATACTGTTATTGGTTCAAAGAGAAGAGATGCATGTTTAACAAGAGCAGCAAAATCAAAGACTTTGAAATCACAATGCTGAATACATGCACGTGAAATGGCTGTTTTAAGCATAATGatcattcatttgattttctcttcttcatcaCATCAGAAGCCCTTTCATTGAACTATATTTTCCACAAAAAGATATAGTTTATATAAATTACACCTAGCAAGTTAAACGCGACAATGTTTCAGGCTTAAATAAACAGATGATACATGCCTGCTTTGTTGCTCATACAAAGTAAAGACAGAATCAAGTTACTGATAAGTACAATGACAAAGCAAGTAAAAAAGATTTCTAAGTTGCTTCAGATGCTGACAAGCATTTACATTTAATTAGCGAGTGGTCAAAGGAATTATTGTACCATAATGGAAAAGGACCTACTTCTAATGGAAGCCCACTATTCATCTGTGGCTCCAAATAGACAAAATGCCTAAAATATAAATGACAACCTAGTGAAATAGTGGTTTTAGCAACAAAgcatgtttcaaaaatttcgAACATTCATGTGTTAAAAGAATTAGAAAAACGAACATTCTACCTTAAACTAAGTAGCTCTGACAAAGGCTACCATGGCCCCTAAGGGTATAGTCTCACCTGTAAGTAAATTCCTTACATTTGCAACACAACACAGTACAGCTTTCAACTGCCACATACCACTGTGCTGCAGTTCCATTATTTCTCACTCCTAATATGATAAACTATAGTGACTTGCTTTGCCATGAAATCATCCAGGTATAAAAAAGTGTTCTTCACCTAATACAGATGAATAGATTGATGGATGAATTGTTTGGTGAAATTTAAAGCAACACAAATGTAACTTAGACAAAAAAGAATCTGGAAGAGATTACAGCTCAGTGTTTagaaatgaaatgcaaaaccaACTATAATTGCTGTCACATATTTTTGAAAGCCAAACTACCATGTCAAGGCAGAAGGAGACTCTAGAGATATGCAGTGAAATGTAGGCCAAAAATTAAGGAATCAAAAGTGATCAAAGGTTTAGAACCAACAGGAAACATCAAATCTTTCATTTGAACAACCAAACCTGTATGAGGAGAAACTTTGCTGCTTGACCACGTCGATGCAGTACAATCTGCCATAAGTTTTCATCGGATAATTCAAGCTTGTAGTCACAAGAGcgaaaatgcaaaataaaatacaTTTTCCTCATTCCGATTCCAAATCTGACTGAAACATTTGGCACATTACATAGCACTGAAAACCTATTCTCTGACACCTGACATCCAAAATTCAGAACTATTTGCTCCATGTGATGTTCATAGGTCCTAGGCCTCGGAACCAAATCACTGTCCATTTCCCAAGCCCTCAAATATGAAGAACCATAATTAAGGCATTGCTCTGCCAAGGCAATAATGTATTCAGCACTTCTGTCATTTATGAATTGGACCCTAGCATAAGCTCTAGGTCCTCCTTTGGACTGCTTAACCTCTAAAGCATATACTGTCCCCTGACCTGTGAATCGTTCTAAAAACTCGGTGACTATTTCTGCAGCCAGAACATCAGGGAAACCGAAAACCTGAATTGTCTTTCCCATGCAGCTAACCTTCAATGCCAATTCTATTAACACAATTTTGTTTCAGAATGCAACTACTGTATACTCCTGTAAATGTCAGAGGTTGAAAGAGTAAGACAACTATTGATTGGCTATTAATAAGATCGCTAATCAACAGACAGAGAAAAAGTGTAAGACAATATACACATCCAAAATACATGTTGAAATTATTTAGTCAATCTGAGATGCTAAGACAGTTCATTTTGGCAATATGCAGGGGCATGTTCccaattcttcttctttttcattcCACTGCCCCATCTTTAAGTCAAGCTTGGATCCCCAAGAATCTAATACAACTCAGAGACCATACCAGCATAATACACCTAATAGAAACTTAAAGTTATAAGAAAATGCTTCCTGTTTCTTCCCTCCAAATCTAAGAAACCACAAAAGAGAGACTGCAATAGAAGcataaacaaagaaaagagaATTGTTTACTCACTTACCACCATGCAGATGCAGCAAATTTGCCAATCCACTACATGTTAgaattttgaacaaaataaCAGGTCACATGTCATCATATTATGTGTAACCAAGAAATTTCCAATCAAGACTCAAGACTGAGACATGAAAGGGATGAAAATATTAATCCAATATGATAAACAATAAATCTTACTTTTCTTAAGATCAATATATCTAAAATGACAGAGAAACGATGTAGCAGTAAAAACAGGATTACATAacatgttttgttttgtttcttcaCTGTCGCAAGGTTCTAAGCTACATGTAACCACGAAAAACCTTTTTTCAGATATAGCCACTGCAATAGCAACATTTGTAACCAACTGCCAACAGGGAtttccggccaaaaaatgaggaaaaaaaaaggacaaaagaaaaaggaatccCAAGAAAAACTCATATAAAACATTTCCAAATTATGCATTAAAATTTAAAGCAAACGAATTCCGACAGTGGACGGTGTAGTCTACTACCACCAAAAGTTATCGAATGTGGTAAATAGCTAATCCCTGGCAAGAAATAGGTAGAAATCAAAGTCAAATACTTTGCTTATCTCGAGAGTGCTCTCCTGATTTAACAGCATATAAATGCGAAATCCAATATATTAAGAATGCATCTCCTGTCAACAGAAAACAATGGAAAGATCAAAATGCAACTCCTCTGATTCTGTAATGCCTGCTTCAGAGTGTTCTCTTGTCGCTTTCTTCCTTCATTTGCTTTgtacccccaaaaaaaaaaatcattctacAGCTAACAAACAAATTAAAAAGCATAAATTTTTCTCagaactaaactaaaactaCTAATTCCCATCAACAAAACCACTAAAAAGATACTATCTTTTCAGGCATCACTACTTCAATAACAGCATATTCCACCAACTGCCAAAAGGAATTTCCAGggggttgaaaaaaaaaagaagtataCCAGAAAAACACTGATCATTTCCAAATAATGCATTAAACATTAAACAGAAATAATCCAACAAAAAACACACCTTCTCAGAGAACAGAGACTACAACACAAAAGAGCCTTAATCAAAGTACATCCAAGAGGGTCACTTTCTATCTGTATACAAAAGGAAGTTATCACACAAATTTGCACACACTGATTGAAGGCTTTAAGCAAAGTGCTTGTTGCATTTGATGAAGCTATGTGTTTGCACTATGTACACTGTAAATACGTCTAGTGTGTGCTGTGTGTGAGAGAAAGACTATGATAGATAATGATAGATAATGATAGAGTCAATCCCGAGTCAATCTGTCTAGTTTTTCCACAGACAGAACAAAGGATGTCACGTTCTCCACTTCATTTTGATTGGCTATGGTCCTGCCTACTTTCAACTTTCAAGGGACACACACTCGACACTAGTAGTACGCGAGCAATACACTCTGTTGTTCGACATAGTGCCAGTGAAGTGAAGTTGAGTAGACTAAGCAAAGGATCTTCCATTTCAGTTACCGTACCATTCCCTTGTTCATTGGTAGTGGTATCATATTACATCGTCACATACAGGTCCtgagttttttgccaagtttatctcttataaaattttttaaaaattttaactacaataattttaaaaaaacatAAGTGGctcatttgaaaatttaaaaacttaTCAACTTCTCCAAATCGCCACTTTTCCTTCTACGATAGCAGCAGTACAGAGAGTCAACTGAAAATCCAAATCAAGGCAAGACCCAAATTTCACTTTCTTAATCCTCTCAAATCTTGCATATTCATGGAAGAATTTAGCACTGTTGTCATCCCATATCAAAGAACTCcatgaaagttttttttttttcaaatgaggTAAAGTTACTTCCTCTTTCTCtttattttgataaaatagTGAAAAATGCTATAGTCTTGTTTGGGTATGGTACTCATGATTCTAATCTACTTACATCTTATTACATTATTTAGTGATTTAAACTCTTGAAATAATATGAGAATTGATATATCTTATTCTATATTCAACGGAGAATTTAGTCTCATCTATACAATACTCAAAAAGGATTATAGAATTCCCTAACATCAATTTCTTACGAATCTTGTTGAAAATCATCCGGCACGAATTGACGAACCAAATAAGATTAGACATTGCATAAGGCTTCCAAACTGGTGGCTGATTTTGCATAATTGCTAAAATAGGCCCTATATCTCGTTGATATACTAATAGGCTAAGATAGGTTCAAAGGATAGCAAAGTATTGTACTTTGTGCATACTTTTCGCAATTAGGTTTATAaatctaaaaatgaaaaaaaaaaaatccaaagtAGGGTATGTATCAATAACCTTGTATATACTCGCATGAGTTTTTAATCATTATACTAAAGTAGAACTGCATAAGATTAATTGTTGCTATTCCCCAAGTAGGTTCTCTTTTCCATTATACGTAAGATTAGCATAAGAATTGATAATCGGgatcttccaaaaaaaaaattttaatgcttggggtaaaaataaataattgttTGGACTTCATTCCAGATTTAAGaagaagatatatatatatatatattaaaacaaaaatctATGTCAGATATAAGTCCCATCCCATATTAGTTaaaggataatttcagaaacctcccttgaggttctCGACAATTTTGCCTATCCAGATTTCAGCCTATCAAAGTTCAGTCTCATGTTTGCCATTTGCAGGAAGAGTAAATGATACAGGTGTTTTCCTTTTTGTCCTAATTATTGGTCAGAGACGATCTTTGAATGCCTTAGAAGACCAAGCCCTACCACAAATAAATTTTGCATAGCCGGCCACTCGAGTGTTTGAGAGGGTTTGGTTATCTCATCGAGTATGAAATTGcaattagttttttatttttaaattgcaTCAGATTTTAACTAGTTTATGCTCTTATTGAAGCTCTGAACTCGAGTTGAGGTTAaatagctttaattttgtatcaaaagttttaaattttatgtTTCTTGGGTTGATTTCGAGGTAAATAACTCGAATTTTATTAACTAGAAAATTAAGTCTGAACAATTTCATATCAAGTCAATCTCAATTCGAGTATCAAAATCTTGTATGTAGTAGATTGAattattgtttaaaaaaaaacagaCTTTCAATAATATATGGGCCTGGATGAGTAGAGCTGAAGACTCTCAATTTTCTTGCCCTCCATAAATATATATAAGCGCAAAACATTATACTTGAGTGTCTTCTTCAGCGAGCGACAGCAAGTAACACTCTATAAATGGCCAAAACTTGGATAGACCCGATTTTCAAAGACCCAATGGTTGAAATTGTGGTATAATCTAGGCTattgaattttgaaaaatcaggTCTATCCAAGTCAAGTGTAAATCAACAAATATCTAATAAGGGACAAGCAGCAAATAAGTGCTCACAGGCAGTGGTAGAGCCAGAAAAAATTTTTAGTGGGGGTAAAAgcaattctaaaattttttacctactttttttttgttttttaaggaaaaaaaatattcaccaataagtacaaatgatgcatatatttcatgaaaaacatcaaaagacaaactcaaaattattaatgtactaataattttatttcaaaaacaaactaaacCATTTACAATTGTTCATGAAgagtttttatattttgataacgGTTTACAAccttttcattttgaatttcacgaagtatatttttctcaatataagtaactaaataattat
This portion of the Coffea eugenioides isolate CCC68of chromosome 11, Ceug_1.0, whole genome shotgun sequence genome encodes:
- the LOC113753604 gene encoding RNA-dependent RNA polymerase 1-like, which encodes MGKTIQVFGFPDVLAAEIVTEFLERFTGQGTVYALEVKQSKGGPRAYARVQFINDRSAEYIIALAEQCLNYGSSYLRAWEMDSDLVPRPRTYEHHMEQIVLNFGCQVSENRFSVLCNVPNVSVRFGIGMRKMYFILHFRSCDYKLELSDENLWQIVLHRRGQAAKFLLIQLLGAPRVFQKLEESTFSYFQETPDDRWLRTTDFTSSCIGQSSGICLKLPRGIKLPNLRDYFPWYKESDSQFTLETGSPYSYNLVLAPILHPPRGLYLPYGILFKVCCLVQNGCLPGPSLDANFFRLVDPQRRDIRYIEHALENLYILNDCCYEPVQWLKEQYDKYDKLLQLPISPTLTLEGGLVYVRRVQVTPCKVYFCGPEVNVSNRVLRHFSEDIGNFLRVSFIDEEGNKMFATDLSPRIAANVNQRTKIYERILSTLKNGIVIGDKKFEFLAFSSSQLRDNSVWMFASRPGLTAADIRTWMGDFSRIRNVAKYAARLGQSFSSSTETLNVGTHEIEMIPDIEVRGGYFGASKYVFSDGIGKISAQFARQVARKCGFITSTPSAFQIRYGGFKGVVAVDPTSSKKLSLRQSMKKYESNNTKLDVLAWSKYQPCFLNRHIITLLSTLGVKDIVFEKKQCEAVSRLDTILTDPLRAHEALDLMASGENMNVLKEMLKCGYKPNSEPFLSMMLQTFRTSKLLELRTKTRIFIPNGRSMIGCLDETRTLEYGQVFVQLSSAGHGQFYDDSNQYSEQNVILEEKVVVAKNPCLHPGDVRILKAVNLPALHHMMDCVVFPQKGKRPHPNECSGSDLDGDTYFVCWDPDLIPPRQDRPMDYTPAPTMQLDHKVTIEEVEEYFTDYIVNNSLGIIANAHTVFADREPLKARSEPCLELAELHSIAVDFPKTGVPAEIPSHLRVKEFPDFMEKSDKPMYDSQRVIGKLFREVKGKAPLTSSIKSFTKQVARKSYDSDMEVDGFEDYIAEAFDYKSEYDYKLGNLMDYYGIETEAEILSGGIMKMSRSFDRRNDAEAVGRAMTSLRKEAKTWFNTNGDHFGDACAKASAWYHVTYHPKYWGCYNKGLNRAHYISFPWCVYDKLIQIKKASIRRSQQISLLELQFSHGLRFL